One window from the genome of Chionomys nivalis chromosome 14, mChiNiv1.1, whole genome shotgun sequence encodes:
- the LOC130886951 gene encoding cytochrome b-c1 complex subunit 7-like, translating to MAGRPAVAASSKWLDGFQKWYYNAAGFNKLGLMQDDTLHETEDVKEAIRRLPEHLYNDRVFRIKRALDLSMRHQILPKEQWTKYEEDKFYLKPYLKEVIRERKEKEEWAKK from the coding sequence ATGGCGGGCAGACCTGCTGTTGCAGCATCAAGCAAGTGGCTGGATGGTTTTCAAAAATGGTATTACAATGCTGCTGGATTCAACAAACTGGGTTTAATGCAAGATGATACACTACATGAGACTGAAGATGTGAAAGAAGCCATAAGAAGGCTTCCTGAGCATCTTTATAATGACAGAGTGTTTCGAATTAAGAGAGCCCTGGACCTGAGCATGCGGCATCAGATCTTGCCTAAGGAGCAGTGGACAAAATATGAGGAGGACAAATTCTACCTTAAACCCTATCTGAAAGAAGTTATtcgggaaagaaaagagaaagaagaatgggcAAAGAAGTGA